One window of the Balaenoptera ricei isolate mBalRic1 chromosome X, mBalRic1.hap2, whole genome shotgun sequence genome contains the following:
- the LOC132357227 gene encoding LOW QUALITY PROTEIN: melanoma-associated antigen 10-like (The sequence of the model RefSeq protein was modified relative to this genomic sequence to represent the inferred CDS: substituted 2 bases at 2 genomic stop codons), producing MAGALEGRADQHMQGEKAGPGGACTEEDAESVLQHALHQEVTDLVGFLLPKYRTKETTTEAEMLTILKDYQDHFPVVFSXASVHSQLVLGLDVKEVDPSNHSYVLVPALGLAYDGMLSDGPSMPKPGLLVLLLGLILLEDDFVAPEEEVWGAVSKVGVCAEREHYIYGEPRELLTKVWVQEGYLEYRQVPHCDPARYEFLWGPRAHAEASKWQVLEYLLRASGXDPRSFPSLCAEAVSDEEEGA from the coding sequence ATGGCTGGTGCCCTTGAGGGAAGAGCAGATCAGCACATGCAAGGAGAgaaggcagggcctgggggtgCGTGCACAGAGGAAGATGCTGAGTCCGTGCTCCAACATGCACTACATCAGGAGGTGACTGACCTGGTGGGGTTCCTGCTGCCCAAGTATCGCACAAAGGAGACTACCACAGAGGCAGAAATGCTGACCATCCTCAAAGATTACCAGGACCACTTCCCCGTGGTCTTCAGCTGAGCCTCCGTGCACTCGCAGCTGGTCCTTGGCCTCGACGTGAAGGAAGTGGACCCCAGCAATCACTCCTATGTCCTGGTCCCCGCCCTGGGCCTCGCCTACGATGGGATGCTGAGTGACGGGCCGAGCATGCCCAAGCCCGGCCTCCTCGTGTTGCTCCTGGGCCTGATCCTCCTGGAGGACGACTTTGTTGCCCCAGAGGAGGAGGTGTGGGGAGCAGTTAGCAAGGTGGGTGTGTGTGCCGAGAGGGAGCACTACATCTATGGGGAGCCCAGGGAGCTCCTGACCAAAGTGTGGGTGCAGGAGGGCTACCTGGAGTACCGGCAGGTGCCCCACTGTGACCCCGCCCGCTACGAGTTCCTGTGGGGTCCCCGGGCCCATGCGGAGGCCAGCAAGTGGCAGGTCCTGGAGTATCTGCTCAGGGCCAGTGGATAGGATCCCAGGTCCTTCCCATCCCTGTGTGCAGAGGCTGTGAGCGATGAGGAAGAGGGGGCCTGA